One Mesorhizobium sp. L-2-11 genomic region harbors:
- the alaS gene encoding alanine--tRNA ligase has product MSGVNEIRSTFLDYFRKEGHEVVASSPLVPRNDPTLMFTNAGMVQFKNVFTGLEKRPYSRATTAQKSVRAGGKHNDLDNVGYTARHLTFFEMLGNFSFGDYFKERAIELAWNLITREFGLKKDKLLVTVYHTDDEAAGYWKKIAGFSDDRIIRIPTSDNFWAMGDTGPCGPCSEIFIDRGEHVWGGPPGSPEEDGDRFLEFWNLVFMQYEQVTKDERIDLPRPSIDTGMGLERMASILQGVESVFETDLFRHLIDAASSALGRGPDADTVASFRVIADHLRSSCFLVADGVLPSNEGRGYVLRRIMRRAMRHAQLLGAHDPLMWRLVPALVREMGQAYPELVRGEQMITETLKLEETRFRKTLVRGLGLLSEATETLGAGDMLDGETAFKLYDTYGFPLDLTQDALRRRNISVDLAGFTNAMEQQKAEARRSWAGSGEAATETVWFPVREEYGATEFLGYETEQAEGLIQALVRDGKLVDSAAKGEAVAVVVNQTPFYGESGGQVGDTGVISGEGFSIEISDTQKKADGLFVHLGKVADGTVNTGATVELKVDHARRSRLRANHSATHLIHEALREVLGTHVAQKGSLVAPERLRFDISHNKPISPDELEEVERMANEIVVQNSPVTTRLMSVDDAIAEGAMALFGEKYGDEVRVVSMGTGLHGGKANRPYSVELCGGTHVRATGDIGLVHIVSDSAVAAGVRRIEALTGEAARKHLDEQDKRLKAAAAALKISPADVPARVEALLDERKKLEKELTEARKKLALGDRSPAGVPAENETIAGVGFLGKAVSGVAPKDLKPLADAGKKSLGSGVVVFVGASEDNKASVVVGVTDDLTGRFSAVDLVRVASAALGGQGGGGRPDMAQAGGPDASRAEDAIAAVKAALEAA; this is encoded by the coding sequence ATGAGTGGCGTGAACGAGATCCGGTCGACATTCCTCGACTATTTCCGCAAGGAGGGTCACGAGGTCGTCGCGTCGAGCCCGCTGGTGCCACGCAACGACCCAACGCTGATGTTCACCAATGCCGGCATGGTGCAGTTCAAGAACGTTTTCACCGGCCTGGAAAAGCGACCCTATTCGCGTGCCACGACGGCTCAGAAGAGTGTTCGCGCCGGCGGCAAGCATAACGACCTCGACAATGTCGGCTACACCGCGCGCCACCTGACCTTCTTCGAGATGCTCGGCAATTTCTCGTTCGGCGACTATTTCAAGGAGCGCGCCATCGAGCTTGCCTGGAACCTGATCACCAGGGAGTTCGGGCTGAAGAAGGACAAGCTGCTGGTCACGGTCTATCACACCGACGACGAGGCTGCCGGCTACTGGAAGAAGATCGCCGGCTTTTCCGACGATCGCATCATCCGCATTCCGACCTCGGACAATTTTTGGGCAATGGGCGACACCGGACCTTGCGGTCCGTGCTCGGAGATATTCATCGACCGCGGCGAGCACGTCTGGGGCGGCCCTCCCGGCAGCCCCGAGGAAGATGGCGACCGTTTCCTCGAATTCTGGAACCTGGTGTTCATGCAGTACGAACAGGTGACGAAGGACGAGCGCATCGATCTGCCGCGCCCGTCGATCGACACTGGCATGGGCCTGGAGCGCATGGCCTCCATTTTGCAAGGGGTCGAGAGCGTCTTCGAGACCGACCTGTTCCGTCATCTGATCGACGCTGCGTCATCCGCGCTCGGCCGCGGTCCGGATGCCGACACCGTGGCATCGTTCCGCGTCATCGCCGACCATTTGCGTTCGTCCTGCTTTCTGGTGGCCGACGGCGTGTTGCCGTCCAATGAAGGCCGCGGCTACGTGCTGCGTCGCATCATGCGCCGCGCCATGCGCCATGCGCAGCTTTTGGGCGCCCATGATCCGCTGATGTGGCGGCTGGTGCCGGCGCTGGTGCGCGAGATGGGCCAGGCCTATCCGGAACTGGTGCGCGGCGAACAGATGATCACCGAAACGCTGAAGCTTGAAGAAACCCGTTTCCGCAAGACGCTGGTGCGCGGCTTGGGCCTGCTTTCGGAGGCGACGGAAACGCTGGGTGCCGGCGACATGCTGGATGGCGAGACAGCCTTCAAGCTCTACGACACCTATGGCTTTCCGCTCGATCTGACGCAGGACGCGCTGCGTCGGCGCAACATCTCGGTCGACCTCGCCGGCTTCACCAATGCGATGGAACAGCAGAAGGCCGAGGCGCGCAGGAGCTGGGCTGGTTCCGGCGAGGCCGCGACCGAAACTGTGTGGTTCCCGGTGCGCGAGGAGTATGGCGCCACCGAATTTCTCGGCTACGAGACCGAGCAGGCGGAAGGCCTCATCCAGGCGCTGGTCAGGGACGGCAAGCTCGTCGACAGCGCCGCCAAGGGCGAGGCGGTCGCCGTGGTCGTCAACCAGACGCCGTTCTATGGCGAATCCGGCGGCCAGGTGGGCGATACCGGTGTCATTTCAGGCGAAGGCTTCTCGATCGAGATCTCCGATACGCAGAAGAAGGCCGATGGGCTTTTCGTGCATCTCGGCAAGGTGGCCGACGGCACGGTCAACACCGGCGCGACCGTCGAGCTGAAGGTCGACCATGCGCGCCGCTCCAGGCTGCGCGCCAACCATTCCGCGACGCATCTGATCCACGAAGCGCTGCGCGAGGTGCTAGGCACCCATGTCGCGCAGAAGGGTTCGCTGGTCGCGCCCGAGCGTCTGCGCTTCGACATTTCGCACAACAAGCCGATCTCGCCTGACGAGCTCGAAGAGGTCGAGCGGATGGCGAACGAGATCGTCGTCCAGAACAGCCCGGTCACCACGCGGCTGATGTCGGTTGACGATGCCATTGCCGAAGGCGCCATGGCGCTGTTCGGCGAAAAGTATGGCGATGAGGTGCGCGTCGTTTCGATGGGCACGGGCTTGCATGGCGGCAAGGCCAACCGGCCCTATTCGGTCGAGCTATGCGGCGGCACGCATGTCAGGGCGACCGGCGATATCGGTCTGGTGCACATCGTATCGGACAGCGCCGTCGCCGCCGGCGTGCGCCGCATCGAGGCGCTGACCGGCGAGGCGGCCAGAAAGCATCTCGACGAGCAGGACAAGCGGCTGAAGGCGGCAGCTGCCGCGCTGAAGATCTCGCCGGCCGACGTGCCGGCGCGCGTCGAGGCACTGCTCGACGAGCGCAAGAAGCTCGAGAAGGAACTGACCGAAGCGCGCAAGAAGCTGGCGCTGGGCGACCGCTCGCCAGCCGGCGTGCCTGCCGAGAACGAGACCATTGCCGGCGTCGGCTTCCTCGGCAAGGCGGTATCGGGTGTGGCGCCGAAGGATCTAAAACCGTTGGCCGATGCCGGCAAGAAGTCGCTTGGCTCCGGCGTCGTCGTCTTCGTCGGCGCCAGCGAGGACAACAAGGCCAGCGTCGTGGTCGGCGTCACCGACGACCTGACCGGCCGCTTCAGCGCTGTCGACCTGGTGCGTGTGGCGTCGGCAGCATTGGGCGGGCAGGGCGGCGGCGGTCGGCCTGACATGGCCCAGGCCGGCGGCCCGGACGCCTCGAGGGCCGAAGACGCGATCGCTGCGGTGAAGGCGGCCCTGGAGGCGGCTTGA
- the recA gene encoding recombinase RecA produces the protein MAQNSLRLVEDKTVDKSKALDAALSQIERAFGKGSIMRLGANEQVVEIETVPTGSLGLDIALGVGGLPRGRIIEIYGPESSGKTTLALHTVAEAQKKGGICAFVDAEHALDPVYARKLGVDLENLLISQPDTGEQALEICDTLVRSGAIDVLVVDSVAALTPRAEIEGEMGDSLPGLQARLMSQALRKLTASISRSNTMVIFINQIRMKIGVMFGSPETTTGGNALKFYASVRLDIRRIGSVKDRDEVVGNQTRVKVVKNKLAPPFKVVEFDIMYGEGVSKTGELVDLGVKAGVVEKSGAWFSYNSQRLGQGRENAKLFLRDNPDTAREIELALRQNAGLIAEKFLENGGSEGGDDGFEDEAGAM, from the coding sequence ATGGCTCAGAATTCTTTGCGGCTTGTAGAGGACAAAACGGTGGACAAATCAAAGGCTCTGGATGCGGCGCTGTCGCAAATCGAGCGTGCCTTCGGCAAGGGCTCGATCATGCGGCTCGGCGCAAACGAGCAGGTCGTCGAGATCGAAACGGTGCCGACCGGTTCGCTTGGCCTCGACATCGCGCTCGGCGTCGGCGGCCTGCCGCGCGGCCGCATCATCGAGATCTACGGGCCGGAAAGCTCGGGCAAGACGACGCTGGCGCTGCACACTGTGGCGGAGGCCCAGAAGAAGGGCGGCATCTGCGCCTTCGTCGATGCCGAGCACGCGCTCGACCCGGTCTATGCCCGCAAGCTCGGCGTCGACCTTGAAAACCTGCTGATTTCGCAGCCCGATACCGGCGAGCAGGCGCTGGAGATCTGCGACACGCTGGTGCGTTCCGGCGCCATCGACGTGCTGGTGGTCGATTCGGTCGCGGCGCTGACGCCGCGCGCCGAAATCGAGGGCGAGATGGGCGATTCGCTGCCCGGCCTGCAGGCTCGCCTGATGAGCCAGGCGCTGCGCAAGCTGACCGCCTCGATCTCGCGCTCCAATACCATGGTCATCTTCATCAACCAGATCCGCATGAAGATCGGCGTCATGTTCGGTTCGCCCGAGACCACGACCGGCGGCAACGCGCTGAAATTCTATGCTTCGGTGCGCCTCGACATTCGCCGCATCGGCTCGGTCAAGGACCGCGACGAGGTCGTCGGCAACCAGACCCGCGTCAAGGTGGTCAAGAACAAGCTGGCGCCGCCCTTCAAGGTGGTCGAGTTCGATATCATGTATGGCGAGGGCGTGTCCAAGACCGGCGAGCTGGTCGATCTCGGCGTCAAGGCCGGCGTGGTCGAGAAGTCGGGCGCCTGGTTCTCCTACAATTCGCAGCGTCTCGGCCAGGGCCGCGAGAACGCAAAACTGTTCCTGCGCGACAATCCCGACACGGCGCGCGAGATCGAATTGGCACTACGGCAGAATGCCGGGCTGATTGCGGAAAAATTCCTCGAGAATGGTGGTTCCGAAGGCGGAGACGACGGTTTCGAGGACGAAGCTGGCGCCATGTAG
- the rpsD gene encoding 30S ribosomal protein S4, with the protein MSKRESAKYKIDRRLGENIWGRPKSPVNKREYGPGQHGQRRKGKLSDFGLQLRAKQKLKGHYGDVSEKQFRKVYEEANRRKGDTSENLIGLLESRLDAVVYRAKFVPTIFAARQFVNHGHINVNGKRVNIGSYRCKPGDVIEVREKSKQLVIVLESVGLAERDVPDYIEVDHNKMTATFGRIPGLSDVPFAVQMEPNLVVEFYSR; encoded by the coding sequence ATGAGCAAGCGCGAATCCGCGAAATACAAGATCGACCGCCGTCTTGGCGAAAACATCTGGGGTCGCCCGAAGTCCCCGGTCAACAAGCGCGAATACGGTCCCGGCCAGCACGGCCAGCGCCGAAAGGGCAAGCTTTCCGATTTCGGCCTGCAGCTGCGTGCCAAGCAGAAGCTGAAGGGTCACTACGGCGACGTGTCGGAAAAGCAGTTCCGCAAGGTCTATGAAGAGGCGAACCGCCGCAAGGGCGACACCTCGGAGAACCTGATCGGCCTGCTCGAGTCGCGTCTCGACGCGGTCGTCTACCGCGCCAAGTTCGTGCCGACCATTTTTGCCGCTCGACAGTTCGTCAATCACGGTCACATCAATGTCAACGGCAAGCGCGTCAACATCGGCTCGTACCGCTGCAAGCCGGGCGATGTCATCGAAGTGCGCGAAAAGTCGAAGCAGCTGGTGATCGTCCTGGAATCGGTAGGCCTGGCCGAGCGCGACGTGCCTGATTACATAGAGGTCGATCACAACAAGATGACGGCGACCTTCGGGCGCATCCCCGGGCTGTCGGATGTTCCCTTCGCCGTGCAGATGGAACCGAACCTGGTCGTCGAATTCTATTCGCGCTGA
- a CDS encoding BrnT family toxin has protein sequence MIEWERIAGFDWDAGNARKSIDKHDVSQAEAEQVFFNEPLLTVPDAKHSAIEHRIHALGRTDDGRLLHITFTLRDKDTKIRVISARDMSRKERGYYDQDS, from the coding sequence ATGATCGAATGGGAACGAATTGCCGGCTTCGACTGGGACGCGGGCAATGCCCGCAAGAGCATCGATAAGCATGACGTCAGCCAGGCCGAGGCGGAACAGGTCTTCTTCAACGAGCCGTTGCTGACGGTTCCCGACGCAAAGCACAGCGCCATCGAGCATAGAATTCATGCTCTGGGACGCACCGATGACGGAAGGCTGCTGCACATCACCTTCACGCTTCGGGACAAGGACACCAAGATCCGGGTGATCTCCGCCCGAGATATGAGCCGCAAGGAGCGAGGCTACTATGATCAAGACAGCTAA
- a CDS encoding glutathione S-transferase family protein, with product MSKPIVYGADYSVYVRIVRLTLEEKGIGYELVPVDVFAAGGIPGWYFGHQPFGRIPAFEHDGFRLHETSAITRYVDEAFDGPALQPAGARPRATMNQIIGMLDAYAYRAMVWDVAVERLEKAPPDEALIANGLLQAATVLRALTSLKAAGPWLLGEQLTLADLHAAPIIGYFVKVADGQKLLAEFADIQAWWDRIAGRESFSRTERAG from the coding sequence ATGAGCAAACCCATCGTCTACGGGGCGGACTACAGCGTCTATGTGCGCATCGTCCGCCTCACACTCGAGGAAAAAGGCATCGGCTACGAACTTGTGCCGGTCGATGTTTTTGCGGCCGGCGGTATCCCGGGCTGGTATTTCGGCCATCAGCCGTTCGGCCGCATCCCGGCCTTCGAACATGACGGGTTCCGCCTCCACGAGACCAGCGCGATCACCCGCTATGTCGACGAAGCGTTCGACGGCCCGGCGTTGCAACCGGCTGGTGCTCGGCCCCGCGCAACCATGAACCAGATCATCGGCATGCTCGACGCCTATGCCTATCGAGCCATGGTCTGGGATGTCGCAGTCGAGCGACTGGAAAAGGCGCCGCCTGACGAGGCATTGATCGCCAATGGGCTTCTGCAGGCGGCGACGGTGCTTCGCGCACTCACCTCACTGAAAGCCGCCGGGCCGTGGCTGCTGGGCGAGCAACTGACGCTGGCCGACCTGCATGCAGCACCCATCATCGGCTATTTCGTCAAGGTGGCCGACGGACAAAAGTTGCTGGCCGAGTTCGCCGATATCCAGGCCTGGTGGGATCGTATCGCCGGTCGGGAGAGTTTTTCCCGCACTGAAAGGGCTGGGTGA
- the murI gene encoding glutamate racemase has translation MTDPSSARPILMFDSGIGGLTVLREARVLMPDRRFVYVADDAAFPYGAWEEAALRAHVLELFGKLLDRFSPAISVIACNTASTLVIDALRERFPGHPFVGTVPAIKPAAERTRSGMVSVLATPGTVKRQYTRDLIGKWAQKCHVRLVGSDRLAGLAEVYMRDGFVDEEAVRAEIAPCFVEHDELRTDIVVLACTHYPFLANRMRKTAPWPVDWLDPAEAIARRALSLLAGTEASHRGEALPEGADLAVFTSKRVDFPTRRLMQGFGLAIS, from the coding sequence ATGACCGATCCTTCAAGCGCCCGCCCGATCCTGATGTTCGATTCCGGCATCGGCGGTCTGACGGTGCTGCGCGAGGCACGGGTGCTGATGCCCGACCGCCGTTTCGTCTATGTCGCCGACGACGCGGCTTTCCCTTACGGGGCCTGGGAGGAAGCGGCACTGAGGGCACATGTGCTGGAGCTGTTCGGCAAGCTGCTCGACCGTTTTTCGCCGGCCATTTCGGTCATCGCCTGCAATACCGCCTCGACGCTGGTCATCGATGCGTTGCGCGAAAGATTTCCCGGTCATCCTTTCGTCGGCACGGTGCCGGCGATTAAGCCGGCGGCGGAACGCACGCGCTCCGGAATGGTTTCGGTGCTGGCGACGCCCGGCACCGTCAAGCGCCAGTATACGCGCGACCTGATCGGCAAATGGGCGCAGAAATGCCATGTCCGCCTGGTTGGCAGCGACCGTCTGGCAGGACTGGCCGAGGTCTATATGCGCGATGGCTTTGTCGATGAAGAGGCGGTGCGTGCCGAGATCGCGCCGTGCTTCGTCGAACATGACGAACTGCGGACCGACATCGTCGTGCTTGCCTGCACCCACTATCCCTTTCTGGCCAACCGCATGCGCAAGACGGCACCCTGGCCGGTCGATTGGCTCGATCCCGCCGAGGCGATCGCGCGACGGGCGCTCTCGCTGCTCGCGGGCACCGAGGCCAGCCACCGTGGCGAGGCGTTGCCGGAAGGCGCCGACCTTGCTGTCTTCACCTCGAAGCGGGTCGATTTCCCGACTCGCCGCCTGATGCAGGGGTTTGGGCTGGCGATTTCCTGA
- a CDS encoding NADP-dependent isocitrate dehydrogenase, with translation MAKIKVANPVVELDGDEMTRIIWQFIKDKLIHPYLDLKLEYYDLSVEHRDATNDQVTIDSANAIKKHGVGVKCATITPDEQRVEEFGLKKMWKSPNGTIRNILGGTIFREPIIMKNVPRLVPGWTKPIIVGRHAFGDQYRATDFRFPGKGKLTIKFVGEDGKVIEHDVFDAPAAGVAMAMYNLDESIREFARASLNYGLLRNYPVYLSTKNTILKAYDGRFKDIFQEVYEAEFEAEFKSKKLWYEHRLIDDMVASSLKWSGGYIWACKNYDGDVQSDTVAQGFGSLGLMTSVLMTPDGRTVEAEAAHGTVTRHYRQHQKGEETSTNSIASIFAWTRGLAHRAKLDDNAELMRFAETLEKVCIQTVEAGFMTKDLSLLIGPDQPWLSTTGFLDKIDENLQKAMA, from the coding sequence ATGGCGAAGATCAAGGTGGCGAACCCGGTCGTCGAACTCGACGGCGACGAGATGACCCGCATCATCTGGCAGTTCATCAAGGACAAGCTGATCCACCCCTATCTCGACCTCAAGCTTGAATATTACGACCTCAGCGTTGAGCACCGCGACGCCACCAACGACCAGGTGACCATCGATTCGGCCAACGCCATCAAGAAACATGGCGTCGGCGTGAAATGCGCGACGATCACGCCCGACGAGCAGCGTGTCGAGGAATTCGGGCTGAAGAAGATGTGGAAGTCGCCGAACGGCACCATTCGCAACATTCTCGGCGGCACCATCTTTCGCGAGCCGATCATCATGAAGAACGTGCCGCGGCTGGTGCCCGGCTGGACCAAGCCGATCATCGTCGGCCGTCACGCCTTCGGCGACCAGTACCGCGCCACCGACTTCCGCTTCCCCGGCAAGGGCAAGCTGACGATCAAGTTCGTCGGCGAGGACGGCAAGGTGATCGAGCATGACGTGTTCGATGCGCCGGCCGCCGGCGTCGCCATGGCCATGTACAATCTCGACGAGTCGATCCGCGAATTCGCCCGCGCCTCGCTCAATTACGGCCTGCTGCGCAACTACCCGGTCTACCTCTCGACCAAGAACACCATCCTCAAGGCCTATGACGGCCGCTTCAAGGACATTTTCCAGGAAGTCTACGAGGCGGAGTTCGAAGCCGAGTTCAAATCCAAGAAGCTCTGGTACGAGCACCGGCTGATCGACGACATGGTCGCCTCCAGCCTGAAATGGTCGGGCGGCTATATTTGGGCCTGCAAGAACTATGATGGCGACGTGCAGTCGGACACGGTGGCGCAAGGTTTTGGCTCCCTCGGCCTGATGACCTCGGTGCTGATGACGCCGGACGGCAGGACGGTGGAAGCGGAGGCCGCGCACGGCACCGTCACCCGTCACTATCGGCAGCACCAGAAGGGCGAGGAAACCTCGACCAATTCGATCGCCTCGATCTTCGCCTGGACGCGTGGCCTGGCGCACCGCGCAAAACTCGATGACAATGCCGAGCTGATGCGTTTTGCCGAGACGCTAGAAAAAGTCTGCATCCAGACCGTCGAGGCCGGCTTCATGACCAAGGATCTGTCGCTGCTGATCGGTCCCGACCAGCCATGGCTTTCGACCACCGGCTTCCTCGACAAGATCGACGAGAATCTGCAGAAGGCGATGGCCTGA
- the ttcA gene encoding tRNA 2-thiocytidine(32) synthetase TtcA: MNMLPETIEPITDAAGGFHPLFADVPSSVEFNKLRKRLLRLARQAIDDFSMVRPGDRWLVALSGGKDSYGLLALLLDLKWRGLLPVDLLACNLDQGQPNFPKHILPDYLKTYGIPHRIEYQDTYSVVTDKLPQGSTYCSLCSRLRRGHLYRIAREEGCSALVLGHHREDILETFFMNLLHGGRLAAMPPKLLNDDGDVMVLRPLAYCAEADLEKFAGAMKFPIIPCDLCGSQDGLQRNAMKAMLDDLEKRMPGRKDTMIHAMTNVRPSHLLDRKLFDFAALNETLTARQDVPDDI; the protein is encoded by the coding sequence ATGAACATGCTGCCAGAAACAATCGAACCGATCACTGACGCCGCAGGTGGCTTTCATCCGCTGTTTGCCGACGTGCCGTCCTCCGTCGAATTCAACAAGCTGCGCAAGCGGCTGCTGCGTCTCGCCCGTCAGGCGATCGACGATTTTTCCATGGTCAGGCCCGGCGATCGCTGGCTGGTCGCCTTGTCTGGCGGCAAGGATTCCTACGGCCTGCTCGCGTTGCTGCTCGACCTCAAATGGCGCGGGCTGCTGCCGGTCGACCTGTTGGCTTGCAATCTCGACCAAGGCCAGCCGAACTTTCCGAAACACATTCTGCCCGATTATCTCAAGACATACGGGATTCCGCACCGCATCGAATATCAGGACACCTATTCGGTGGTGACCGACAAGCTTCCCCAGGGCAGCACCTATTGTTCGCTGTGCTCGCGGCTGAGGCGCGGCCATCTCTACCGCATCGCGCGCGAGGAGGGCTGCTCGGCTTTGGTGCTCGGCCACCACCGCGAAGACATTCTCGAAACCTTTTTCATGAACCTGTTGCATGGCGGACGCCTCGCCGCCATGCCGCCAAAACTGCTCAACGACGACGGCGACGTCATGGTGCTGCGGCCGCTTGCCTATTGCGCCGAGGCCGATCTCGAAAAATTCGCCGGCGCCATGAAGTTCCCGATCATCCCGTGCGATCTGTGTGGCAGCCAGGACGGCTTGCAGCGCAATGCGATGAAGGCGATGCTCGATGATTTGGAAAAGCGCATGCCCGGCCGCAAGGATACGATGATCCACGCCATGACCAATGTGCGGCCCTCGCATCTGCTCGACAGAAAGCTGTTCGATTTCGCCGCCCTCAACGAAACCCTGACCGCAAGGCAAGACGTTCCCGATGACATTTGA
- a CDS encoding BrnA antitoxin family protein: MIKTAKPVPSFASEAEERAFWEANDSSEHVDWSKAERVRLPNLKPSSTSISLRLPNALLERIKVAANKRDVPYQSLIKTWLAEKIDASRS, encoded by the coding sequence ATGATCAAGACAGCTAAGCCGGTTCCGAGTTTTGCATCGGAGGCCGAGGAGCGCGCCTTCTGGGAGGCAAATGACTCCAGTGAGCATGTCGATTGGAGCAAGGCGGAACGGGTCCGCCTGCCTAACCTCAAGCCGTCGTCGACGTCAATCTCGTTGCGGCTGCCCAATGCGCTGCTTGAACGGATCAAGGTAGCGGCGAACAAGCGCGACGTGCCCTATCAGTCCCTTATCAAGACCTGGCTGGCCGAAAAGATTGACGCCTCCCGAAGCTAG
- a CDS encoding RNA methyltransferase translates to MQASNDILPATGPAIILVEPQLGENIGMVARAMANFGLSELRLVNPRDGWPSEKARAAASRADHVIDAARVYDELASAVADLNFVFATTARARDNFKPVRGPVEAGRALRARQRSGQRTGILFGRERFGLYNDEVGLADEIVTFPVDPAFSSLNIAQAALLMSYEWMKSGLEDETKTNFSSPDMMPATKEQLHGLFAYLEGALEARGYFRPAAKKPKMVDNLRAVLTRAGFAEPELKVLRGIISSLDRFSPAMPRGDGSPGDDPRRLPAAAARAAKATDKDQV, encoded by the coding sequence ATGCAAGCCAGCAACGACATCCTTCCTGCCACCGGCCCGGCGATCATCCTGGTCGAGCCGCAACTCGGCGAGAATATCGGCATGGTCGCGCGCGCCATGGCGAATTTCGGTCTGTCCGAGCTGCGCCTCGTCAATCCGCGCGACGGCTGGCCGAGCGAAAAGGCGCGCGCTGCCGCGAGCCGCGCCGATCACGTCATCGATGCCGCTAGAGTATATGACGAGCTGGCCTCGGCGGTCGCCGACCTGAACTTCGTCTTCGCCACCACGGCGCGCGCGCGCGATAATTTCAAACCGGTGCGCGGACCGGTCGAGGCGGGCAGGGCGCTGAGAGCGCGGCAGCGATCCGGACAGCGCACCGGCATCCTGTTCGGCCGCGAGCGGTTCGGGCTCTATAATGACGAGGTCGGCCTCGCCGACGAGATCGTCACCTTCCCGGTCGATCCCGCCTTCTCCTCGCTCAACATCGCCCAGGCCGCCCTGCTGATGTCCTATGAGTGGATGAAGTCGGGCCTGGAAGATGAGACCAAAACCAATTTTTCCAGTCCCGACATGATGCCGGCGACCAAGGAACAATTGCACGGCCTGTTCGCCTATCTGGAAGGCGCGCTCGAAGCGCGCGGCTATTTCCGCCCGGCGGCGAAGAAGCCGAAAATGGTCGACAATCTGCGCGCGGTGCTGACGCGCGCCGGCTTCGCCGAGCCGGAGCTCAAGGTACTGCGCGGCATAATATCGTCGCTGGACAGGTTTTCGCCGGCCATGCCGCGCGGCGACGGATCACCGGGCGATGATCCAAGGCGGCTTCCAGCAGCGGCGGCTCGCGCCGCCAAGGCGACGGACAAGGACCAGGTCTAA
- a CDS encoding DUF3008 family protein, translating to MPATSKAQQKAAGAALSAKRGETKKSELKGASKGMYKSMSEKQLEEFAETKRKGLPEKKSKH from the coding sequence ATGCCAGCCACTTCAAAAGCCCAGCAGAAAGCCGCCGGCGCGGCATTGTCCGCCAAGCGTGGCGAGACCAAGAAGAGCGAACTCAAAGGCGCTTCGAAGGGAATGTACAAGTCAATGAGCGAAAAGCAACTCGAGGAGTTCGCCGAGACCAAGCGCAAGGGCCTGCCCGAGAAGAAGTCGAAACACTAG
- a CDS encoding PfkB family carbohydrate kinase yields MMKSPTVLAVGGAYIERRGHVLGAFVPAASSPGTMREEVGGAVFNALRCAVRRGVSGSLLSVRGGDVLADVVARAVAAAGIADLSVVFLDRTTPSNTTIFDGDGALIAGLADMALYDLALAKQIRRAKVREAISTADAVLCDANLPSAALERLVTLAAGKPVFGLAVSPDKAARLVPVLGSLALAFMDRREAIAIAAVGIDAAEQDIADGLRRACLKSGVVTADDGPVLGFDEAGAFSILPPKKVADGAADALAGATVAALLRGLTLRAAMREGVAAAMLAIESAELVPAFTAATLAEALALVPETQEIGMR; encoded by the coding sequence ATGATGAAGTCGCCGACAGTCCTGGCCGTAGGCGGCGCCTATATCGAGCGACGCGGCCATGTTTTGGGGGCGTTCGTGCCGGCGGCGTCGAGTCCCGGCACGATGCGCGAGGAAGTCGGCGGCGCCGTCTTCAATGCGCTGCGCTGCGCGGTGCGCCGCGGCGTCTCCGGCTCGCTGCTTTCGGTGCGCGGCGGCGATGTTCTGGCCGACGTGGTGGCGCGCGCCGTCGCTGCGGCCGGCATTGCCGATCTGTCCGTGGTGTTCCTCGATCGCACGACGCCGAGCAATACGACGATCTTCGACGGCGACGGCGCGCTGATCGCCGGCCTTGCCGACATGGCGCTCTACGATCTGGCGCTTGCCAAGCAGATCCGTCGTGCCAAGGTACGCGAGGCAATCAGCACCGCCGATGCGGTCCTGTGCGACGCCAACCTGCCGTCGGCGGCGCTGGAGCGGCTGGTGACGCTTGCCGCTGGCAAGCCGGTCTTCGGCCTCGCAGTCTCGCCCGACAAGGCGGCGCGGCTCGTGCCGGTGCTGGGCAGCCTGGCGCTGGCCTTCATGGACCGGCGCGAGGCCATCGCAATCGCCGCTGTCGGTATCGACGCTGCGGAGCAAGATATCGCCGACGGCCTGAGGCGAGCCTGCCTGAAAAGCGGCGTGGTGACGGCGGATGACGGTCCGGTGCTGGGTTTCGACGAAGCCGGCGCCTTCTCGATCCTGCCGCCGAAAAAAGTCGCGGACGGCGCCGCCGATGCGCTGGCGGGCGCAACGGTCGCCGCCCTGCTGCGCGGCCTGACGCTGCGCGCGGCGATGCGCGAAGGCGTTGCCGCGGCAATGCTTGCGATCGAAAGTGCCGAACTTGTGCCGGCTTTTACGGCGGCGACCCTTGCCGAGGCGCTGGCGCTTGTGCCCGAGACGCAGGAAATTGGCATGAGATGA